The genome window AAGGCGTCTGGTCTAGGTCGCCTACACACGAAGTAAAGGGTGCTAAGCTGAACGCTATTAAAGCGGTAGCCAGCGTACGCGAGAATTTATTCTTCATAGGGGTGGGAATTAGAAGCCGATGTTCAGCCCGAGAGTGAAGGTGCGCGGACGGGGATAAATGTTGTTATCGATACCACCAAATATTTCAGGATCAAGCCCTTTGTAGTCGGTGATTACGAACAAGTTCTGAACAGCAAAAGACAAGTTCACGTTCGCTTTGTCATTGTAAATACTGCCCAGGTTGTATCCTACCGTTAGGTTCTCCATCCGTAGGAACGAAGCATTCTCAATGTAATAATCCGACTGCAGCTGGGAGGTAGTGAAATTCGATACCAGCAGCTCGCGGTTGAAGTTGCCCAATACCCCATTGGAGGCACCAACTGGGAAGAAAGCCTGCGAACGAACGTTGTTATAAACGTAGTTATCAATGTTTGAGCGCAGCGTGAAGGCCAAGCTGGCCTTACCGTAGTTCAGGTTGGAACCGAAGCCTAAGCTTACCCGTGGAGCTGGCGACTGGTAACGGTACCGGTCGTTAACATTCACAACCCCGTCTCCGTTGCGGTCCACGTATACTCCTTCCAACGGCTTGCCATCAGCGCCATATACCTGCTGGAAAACGTAGAAGGCATTTGGCTGGTAGCCCACCGAGTTGATTTGAATGTTGTTGCCCACACCACCCGAAATACCACCGGTTTCGTCGCCCAGATAGGAGGGGTCAGAGGCGTTAGTTAGCTGAGTGATTTTCACGCGGTACGCCGTAGCATTGGCGTTCAGGGTCCAGTTGAGCTTTTCGCCCCGAACAACATCTACGTTTACCGAGCCCTCAATACCATTGTTCTCCAGCGAACCAACGTTGGTCGTCAGCTTATTAGAGAGGTTGGCTAGAGCCGGAATAAATACGTTGTTCAGCAGGTCATCGGTTTTGCGATGGTACACATCAATAGCACCCGAAATTCGGCCGTCCAGGAAGCCGTAGTCCAGACCGGCATTGTAGGTAGTGGAAGTTTCCCACTTGATGTTACGATCATAGGCTGCAGCCCGTAACGTGTTCGTAAACTCATCCCCAAACTGGTACTGAGCCGACGCCTCGCTGGGGGTATAGCGCGCTAGGTAAGGGTAAATGTCCCCGATGTCTTGCTGGCCGGTCTGGCCGTACCCCACGCGCAGCTTCAGTTCAGAAATGGCGGTAGAGTTTTTCAGGAAATCTTCTCCTTTAATGCGCCAAGCCGCGGCGGCCGAAGGGAAGTAGCCCCAGCGGTTGCTTTCCAAGAAGCGCGAAGAACCGTCGGCGCGCATGGTAGCCGTCAACAGGTACTTGTCGTTGATGTTGTAATTCGCCCGGCCGAAGAACGATACCAGCACGTAGCGTGGGTCGCGAAAGTTTTGGCCGTTGAGTAGGGTAGGAGCTGCGGTGTATACTTCGCCGCTAGCAATCCGGTCAGCAAACACGTAGTTCTTATCCTCGAAGCTCTGGTAGGAGTGGCCTGCCAGCAGATCCAGGCGGCCGACACCAAACTGACGACCGTAGCTCAGGTAAGCTTCCAACAGCTTGTTATTCTTGTCCTGGGCGTACTCATTATTTACGCCACCCTGACCAACCGTAGCGCCGTTCACGGTTACTACCCGGTTAAAGTCAGAGGCGGCCTGTACTGGCACGAATACCGTACCTCGGCCTCGCTGAATATCATAGCCTAGATTCAGGTTAGCGCTTAGGCCTTCCAGGAAGGGAAGCTTGTAGTCCAGCTGAATGTTACCAATGCTGCGCTTTACGGTGCTCCGGTCGCGGCGCTGGTTGATAAGGCCCAGCGGGTTGCGGGTAGCCAGCGTATTCAGGTTGCTAGGATTGTTGGGGTCCAGTACCTCCGTGTAGCCACCGTAGATGCTGCCGTTGTAAACCGGAAACGTGGGGTTAGCATACACGGCTGCGCCAACAGCGCCCTGGTTCGAAAAGTTGTTGTCAACTATAGAACCTTTCACATTGACATTCACGCGCAGGCTGCCATCGAGCAGCACCGGGTTCAAGCCAACGGAGCCCGTGTAGCGCTTCAAATCGTTACGTAATAGTAGGCCTTCCTGATCCAGGTAGCCTCCAGAAACACGGAACGGCACTTTGCCTGCCGAGCCCGAGATGCTGACGTTATTATCAGTAGTTTGGGCTGTGCGGAAGATTTCGTTCTGCCAGTTGGTGCTGGCGTTGCCTACCAGCGTTTTTTGCTGAGCGTTGCCAATTGAGGCCACCACAGCGCGCAGTTCGGAGGCATTCAACACATCGACCTCATTGCGAGCTTTCGAAACGGAGTTCTGTGAGCTAACGTTTACGCGAAGCTTTTCGCCCTGCAGGCCTTTTTTGGTTGTAATCAAAATAACGCCGTTCGAGGCCCGCGAGCCATAGATGGCCGTGGAGGAAGCGTCTTTCAGCACCGAAATGCTCTCAATGTCATTGGGGTTGATCAGCGACAAAGGGTTGGACGTACCAGAAAGACCCCGGTTGTCTACCGGTACCCCGTCAATTACAATCAGCGGATCGTTTGAAGCGGTCAGCGACGAGCCCCCGCGGATGCGGATGCTGGAGCCGGCGCCTGGGGCACCACCGCCGGTGGTTACCTGCAAGCCCGCTACTTTACCTTGTACTAACTGCTCGGGGTTCGTTACCTGGCCCTTTACAAACTGGCGTTCCGATACCTGCTCTACAGCGCCCGTCAGATCTTGCTTGCGCTGAGTGCCGTAACCAATAACTACTGCCTCATTTAGAAGGGTAGTATTTTCAGCCAACGATAGGTTTTCAACGGCAGTGTTTTGGCCTGCAGTCACATTGATCGGCTGCCGCTTGGTGGTGTAACCCACGAACGACATTACCAGGGTGTGGGGGCCCGAGGGAACGTTCTGGATAGAGAAGGAACCGTCGGAGTTCGTGGAGCCTCCCAGGGAGGTACCCTCAATCAGGACCGTAACGCCGGGCATGCCTTCGCCCTTCTCATCGAGTACGCGGCCACTCACCGTCCCGATTCCCTGCGCATATGCGCTGCTCACGCTTACACCTGCGCACAGGAGAGGCAGCGCCAGTTTCGCTAGATAGGGGTGTTTCATTGAAAAGAAGTTAGGGGTTGAAATGGATTTTTCCGGACAAACCGGAGTGGGAATTTAGTGGTTCATCCAAGGAGTAGGAGCGTAATAATTCCAGTCGCTAGAGCTTGAATCATCGCCGCATTCGCCCGGGTTCAACATCACCAAATTGTTATTAAACAGCGCAAGTTAAAGCGCTGGTAGCAACAAAAACAATGGGGTACAAGCGGGAAGCAGGTATAGTGATAATTGGACTTTCTTTGCTGAGTATGGCAGTAAAGAAAATGCTGCAATCTTACGGAGCATCTGGAACTTATTCACGTTACTTTAGCACACCTTCGCAGCTGTGGCTTACTATAGGTTAAGGCTAGCAATTAGGCCATTTCAAGGGAGGAAACAGAGGTATAATTGCCTTGTGCTGTATTAACAAAATAGTGTGCTGTGTTGATGCTAATTATAAAAGGTCAATAGAGGCGTACTAGTCAACTTTATATAAGAATTGAGGAAAGCGTAGTAAGATCCATGGCATTTAGTGCCAGTATCTAACACATTTTGCTTTGGTATGGCATATTTGGCTAGGTACCTGGGGAATTATTGGTGCAAAATTGTCAAGAAGACTATCAATAATAATTTCGGGGTACTTGTCAATACAGGCGCATAGACTTTTGCTGGTTTATGCCGGTTTAAAGCGCTGATTTTTGTATATATTTTAGGAGTTAGCATAGGGAGTTAATTATCACTGCACCTACTCAACCCTCGTATTGTAGTTTTCTAAAATATAGCTTTAGGTGAGGGCTTACTTACTTCGTGCGGGAAAGTGCGGGTAAGAGAAAAAAGTAAATTCTAGGAAAAATACAGATTGGGTTTATCCTCTATTTCGCATCAAGCGTAAAGATGTACCGTTGAGTTTATTTGTCATGGTATCAGGCGGCATTGAGCGCTGAGAACAGTGGTAACTTGCCCGCTGAATTCTGCCCTTCTGCTCCATGCGACTTTCCCTGGTCATCCTGCTTCTTAGCGTTCTGTTCCGTCATGCGGGCTTAGCCCAAACCACCCTGCGCATTGCTCAAGTGCCCGCCGCTACTCCGGCCGGGGCTGCATTGTACTTGGCGGGCTCTTGCAACTCGTGGCAACCCGCCAGCGCGGCCTACCGGTTTACGAGCAACCCAGATGGCAGCTACCAGTTGGTGCTACCGGCCTCTGTTAAGGGGGCTTTCGCGTACAAAATAACCCGCGGCTCCTGGGAAACTGTAGAAACGGACGCTCGCAACCAGGATATTGAAAACCGCGTGTGCACTCCAGGCGACAAGGATGGC of Hymenobacter sublimis contains these proteins:
- a CDS encoding SusC/RagA family TonB-linked outer membrane protein, yielding MKHPYLAKLALPLLCAGVSVSSAYAQGIGTVSGRVLDEKGEGMPGVTVLIEGTSLGGSTNSDGSFSIQNVPSGPHTLVMSFVGYTTKRQPINVTAGQNTAVENLSLAENTTLLNEAVVIGYGTQRKQDLTGAVEQVSERQFVKGQVTNPEQLVQGKVAGLQVTTGGGAPGAGSSIRIRGGSSLTASNDPLIVIDGVPVDNRGLSGTSNPLSLINPNDIESISVLKDASSTAIYGSRASNGVILITTKKGLQGEKLRVNVSSQNSVSKARNEVDVLNASELRAVVASIGNAQQKTLVGNASTNWQNEIFRTAQTTDNNVSISGSAGKVPFRVSGGYLDQEGLLLRNDLKRYTGSVGLNPVLLDGSLRVNVNVKGSIVDNNFSNQGAVGAAVYANPTFPVYNGSIYGGYTEVLDPNNPSNLNTLATRNPLGLINQRRDRSTVKRSIGNIQLDYKLPFLEGLSANLNLGYDIQRGRGTVFVPVQAASDFNRVVTVNGATVGQGGVNNEYAQDKNNKLLEAYLSYGRQFGVGRLDLLAGHSYQSFEDKNYVFADRIASGEVYTAAPTLLNGQNFRDPRYVLVSFFGRANYNINDKYLLTATMRADGSSRFLESNRWGYFPSAAAAWRIKGEDFLKNSTAISELKLRVGYGQTGQQDIGDIYPYLARYTPSEASAQYQFGDEFTNTLRAAAYDRNIKWETSTTYNAGLDYGFLDGRISGAIDVYHRKTDDLLNNVFIPALANLSNKLTTNVGSLENNGIEGSVNVDVVRGEKLNWTLNANATAYRVKITQLTNASDPSYLGDETGGISGGVGNNIQINSVGYQPNAFYVFQQVYGADGKPLEGVYVDRNGDGVVNVNDRYRYQSPAPRVSLGFGSNLNYGKASLAFTLRSNIDNYVYNNVRSQAFFPVGASNGVLGNFNRELLVSNFTTSQLQSDYYIENASFLRMENLTVGYNLGSIYNDKANVNLSFAVQNLFVITDYKGLDPEIFGGIDNNIYPRPRTFTLGLNIGF